From Pseudomonas sp. CCI4.2, one genomic window encodes:
- a CDS encoding type I secretion system permease/ATPase, with protein MRSTHDNNLQAALKACRSSFVSVGFFSLFINALMLVPTFYMLQVYGRVVTSGSISTLVMLTIIMVVLMVTMGALELVRSRIMVRVSTKLDILLSRDLYRASFKRALVSGGMDSSAQALNDLTGLRQFMTGNGLFAFFDAPWLPIYIAVMFMFHPWYGWMAIVCSIILVCFAILNEKMTGATLAVANKENIAASLYTNKNLRNAEVIESMGMLNTLIDRWAHRQKKVLTLQSIASDKGGLMTNISKTFRMLVQSLILGLGAYLAVNHEISPGLVIAGSVLLGRALAPLDLIIGSWKGFISARSQYARLNDILDTQESEPQRMSLPVPQGDVLVENLIVSAPGGKTPIIKGISFGVPAGQVVGIIGPSASGKSTLARALMGIWVPQHGVVRLDGADISNWDKNELGPYVGYLPQDIELFEGSISENIARFSVVDSAQVIMAARTAGVHEMILLLPEGYDTVIGSEGVNLSGGQRQRIGLARALYRAPRLIILDEPNSNLDEAGEQALAQAIMFMKGSGSTIFVITHRTTILSHLDRLMVMSGGSISMYGPREQVMAELNAQHLAAQQKAAQIASAAVPDSV; from the coding sequence ATGCGCAGTACACATGACAATAACCTCCAGGCTGCTTTGAAGGCTTGCAGGAGCAGTTTTGTATCGGTTGGCTTCTTTAGCCTATTCATCAACGCTCTGATGCTCGTACCGACCTTCTACATGTTGCAGGTTTACGGTCGCGTGGTTACCAGCGGCAGTATTTCAACGCTGGTGATGCTGACGATCATCATGGTCGTGCTGATGGTAACCATGGGTGCGCTGGAACTGGTCCGTTCGCGAATCATGGTTCGGGTCAGCACCAAGCTGGATATCCTGTTGAGTCGTGACCTGTACCGGGCCAGCTTCAAGCGCGCCTTGGTCAGTGGCGGCATGGATTCCTCAGCCCAAGCCCTGAACGACCTGACCGGCCTGCGTCAATTCATGACGGGCAACGGGTTGTTTGCGTTTTTTGATGCGCCTTGGCTGCCAATCTATATAGCAGTAATGTTCATGTTCCACCCGTGGTACGGCTGGATGGCAATCGTATGCTCGATCATTTTGGTGTGTTTCGCGATCCTCAACGAGAAAATGACCGGCGCCACCTTAGCCGTTGCCAACAAAGAAAATATCGCTGCCAGCCTCTACACCAACAAGAATTTGCGTAACGCCGAAGTCATCGAATCCATGGGCATGCTCAATACCCTGATCGATCGCTGGGCGCATCGTCAAAAGAAGGTCCTCACTCTGCAGTCGATCGCCAGCGACAAGGGCGGTCTGATGACCAATATTTCCAAGACCTTTCGCATGCTGGTGCAGTCGCTGATTCTCGGTTTGGGCGCCTACCTGGCGGTCAATCATGAAATCAGCCCGGGCCTGGTCATCGCAGGTTCCGTATTACTGGGTCGTGCATTGGCGCCTTTAGACCTGATTATCGGCAGCTGGAAAGGCTTTATCAGTGCACGTTCCCAATATGCTCGTCTGAATGACATTCTGGACACGCAAGAAAGCGAACCCCAGCGTATGTCACTGCCTGTACCTCAAGGCGACGTGCTGGTTGAAAACCTGATTGTCAGCGCCCCCGGCGGTAAAACCCCCATTATCAAGGGCATCAGCTTTGGCGTCCCTGCGGGCCAAGTGGTCGGTATCATCGGCCCAAGTGCGTCCGGTAAATCGACCCTGGCTCGCGCCCTGATGGGCATCTGGGTACCGCAACATGGCGTCGTACGCCTGGACGGCGCCGATATCAGTAATTGGGATAAAAACGAACTGGGCCCATACGTGGGCTACCTGCCACAGGATATCGAGCTGTTCGAAGGCAGCATCAGTGAAAACATCGCCCGTTTCTCCGTGGTTGATTCTGCGCAAGTGATCATGGCTGCGCGCACTGCCGGTGTTCACGAGATGATTCTGTTGTTGCCTGAAGGCTACGACACGGTGATTGGCAGCGAGGGCGTCAACCTGTCCGGCGGTCAGCGTCAGCGTATCGGCCTGGCCCGTGCCCTGTACCGCGCACCGCGTCTGATCATTCTCGATGAACCCAACTCCAACCTCGATGAGGCCGGTGAACAAGCGCTTGCCCAAGCCATCATGTTCATGAAAGGCAGCGGCTCAACAATCTTCGTGATTACTCACCGCACGACCATCCTGTCGCACCTTGATCGCCTCATGGTCATGAGCGGCGGCAGCATCTCCATGTATGGTCCGCGCGAACAAGTCATGGCTGAGCTCAACGCCCAACATCTCGCCGCTCAACAAAAAGCAGCTCAAATTGCCTCAGCCGCAGTGCCAGACAGCGTCTGA
- a CDS encoding HlyD family type I secretion periplasmic adaptor subunit: protein MTSNTLTTTADIFNGVPVSDTKARRVGFWIVFVTFGLFGSWAAFAPLDSAAYSPGVVTVQSYRKTVQHLEGGIVKEVLVHDGDIVKKGDPIIVLDDSQLKAEYETTRSQYIAAKAMEARLRSERDDKSTIDFDKMLPANTPRGEEARNSETQVFNARRGSRLGEVSVLQERIGQFNQQIKGTEAMIGTKVNLEKSYTGEIGELNELLAQGFVDKQRMLEQQRKLDMLKSEVAELQSSTTKTRLQINETQLQILQINKDFNSDVVKQLADVQTKTYDLKERTAALEDRLSRAVIRAPDDGMVIGMTVHTIGGVVRPATPLLDIVPSVSELVIEAHVQPVDIDRIAIGKLADIRFSAFNSATTPPIEGIVTQVSADRLTDERTGQPYYLARVEVTAAGEHKLGDRKLLPGMPADVLINTGKRTMLQYIMQPARNAIAQSMIEE from the coding sequence ATGACTAGTAATACACTCACTACAACCGCCGATATCTTCAATGGCGTTCCAGTATCTGATACGAAGGCCCGGCGAGTCGGTTTCTGGATTGTCTTTGTGACCTTTGGTCTATTTGGTTCTTGGGCTGCTTTTGCACCCCTGGACAGCGCCGCTTATTCGCCGGGCGTGGTCACCGTTCAGAGCTATCGCAAGACTGTTCAGCACCTGGAGGGCGGCATCGTCAAAGAAGTGCTCGTCCACGATGGCGATATCGTCAAAAAAGGCGACCCGATCATTGTGCTTGACGATAGCCAGTTGAAGGCTGAATACGAAACCACCCGCAGCCAGTATATTGCCGCCAAAGCAATGGAAGCGCGTCTGCGCTCCGAGCGTGACGACAAAAGCACCATCGATTTCGATAAGATGCTCCCTGCCAACACGCCTCGTGGCGAAGAAGCACGCAACAGCGAAACTCAGGTGTTCAACGCTCGCCGTGGCTCGCGCCTGGGTGAGGTGTCGGTATTACAAGAACGTATCGGTCAGTTCAACCAGCAGATCAAGGGCACTGAAGCCATGATCGGCACCAAGGTCAATCTGGAAAAATCCTACACCGGCGAAATCGGCGAGCTCAACGAGTTATTGGCCCAAGGATTTGTCGACAAACAAAGGATGCTGGAGCAGCAGCGTAAGCTGGACATGCTCAAGTCTGAAGTCGCTGAGCTTCAGTCATCGACTACCAAGACGCGCCTGCAGATCAACGAAACGCAGTTGCAAATCCTGCAGATCAACAAAGACTTCAACTCTGATGTAGTCAAGCAACTGGCTGACGTCCAGACCAAGACCTACGACCTGAAAGAGCGCACCGCAGCGCTTGAGGATCGCTTGTCTCGTGCGGTCATTCGGGCGCCGGATGACGGCATGGTCATCGGCATGACCGTACACACCATCGGCGGTGTTGTGCGTCCCGCGACCCCGTTGCTTGACATCGTGCCATCGGTTTCGGAGTTGGTAATCGAAGCGCATGTGCAGCCGGTAGACATTGATCGCATCGCGATAGGCAAGCTGGCCGACATCCGCTTCAGTGCGTTCAATAGCGCGACCACACCGCCGATCGAAGGCATCGTGACCCAAGTCTCTGCTGACCGTCTGACCGATGAAAGAACAGGCCAACCCTACTACTTGGCACGTGTTGAAGTGACGGCGGCCGGGGAACACAAACTCGGTGATCGCAAACTGTTGCCGGGCATGCCCGCAGACGTTTTGATCAATACCGGCAAGCGAACCATGTTGCAATACATCATGCAGCCGGCGCGTAACGCTATCGCCCAATCTATGATCGAGGAATGA